One Setaria italica strain Yugu1 chromosome II, Setaria_italica_v2.0, whole genome shotgun sequence DNA segment encodes these proteins:
- the LOC101783580 gene encoding DNA mismatch repair protein MLH3 isoform X2, producing the protein MQTIKRLPKSVHSSLRSSIVLSDLPRVVEELIYNSIDANASKIDIAINIRACYVKVEDDGCGITRDELVLLGEKYTTSKFHNVMGDGELSPRSFGLNGEALASLSDISVVEIRTKARGRPNAYCKIIKGSKCLHLGIDDKREIVGTTVVVRELFYNQPVRRKQIQSSEKRELHHVKKCVLQIALIHPQISLRLLDNDSEDELLYTAPSSSPLPLISKNFGDDVSRCLHEIAASDESWVLSGHVSGPSDVFHTKDFQYLYINSRFVNRNPIHNMLNNLASSFHSSVTRRNEEIDVQSRKRQKTDIYPAFLLNFCCSRSSYDLHFEPTKTIVEFKDWQTVLLFFEQTVTNYWKKHALQSPKADRVCAGDTCVPRKNDVKLNKGLLRHHNVQNNEEYADFQNTKQKNAVRDTNSDDMSATRAPKDSRCFSFDTEPSIQHVSFSGRITNSPWPNDNVVSIDYKLGYKVMHSPERLNYWWLEDGPSQLDDDVSSVNPTGWKRQRTEGIFHECAYSGNFGMLEDVPTEGFLAHKQKSELIGSEVEMQEPCFGSLNRPNKMSSELVQNQTNIKAHTSGWDGLYVEFDKSNGDCLVNEATDTITDISYPEMWKLNDGFYHDDGNTSRGFCRVLRKCSTNKKLGTAAGCIEGLETDTVSQINFPDIHAVWNSDLMDRSSIEDTFRHFPHLSSLADTPCSYARTGLTLDKKSDKNFGSWSCENIDSSIRIALDRFSNVSSITCEGAKHLDNFDYEIQPLNYFNNDCSSTDQFVSEDDLIMWKPKFDTRFSADISPERSDNGCHLNVPSSNMANDSTLTQDLLNQHNLGLDQRSRLSKGSRSRSHSAPPFYRGKQKFSRLNEPLSKLATDGDKGICINNPKDNASRPVDVLPMSSTQPVPATDGSEFPDLNFRLEDSAARITKWRDDSGQHTASNLPHGPFGCYDDVLSISSGTLHLSCTSLVPECVDRNCFEEARVLLQLDKKFIPVISGNTILLVDQHAADERIRLEELRRKVLSEEGHVVTYLDSEEELCLPETGFQLFQKYAEQIQKWGWIISSDSNSSESFKKNMNILRRQTRLVTLVAVPCILGVNLTGKDLMEFIQQLDETDGSSAMPPAVLRILNFKACRGAIMFGDPLLPSECCLIIEELKATSLCFQCAHGRPTTVPIVNVASLHDELARHQMLSGRQAESWHGLAHQGPSLERAQMRLKQLRNLRRGL; encoded by the exons ATGCAGACCATAAAGCGCTTGCCGAAGAGTGTCCATAGCTCCCTGCGTTCAAGCATTGTTCTGTCTGACCTGCCAAGGGTTGTTGAGGAGTTGATATATAACAGCATTGATGCGAATGCGAGCAAG ATTGACATTGCAATAAACATCAGAGCATGTTATGTAAAAGTGGAAGATGATG GTTGTGGTATTACACGAGATGAATTGGTTCTCTTGGGAGAAAAATATA CAACATCCAAATTTCATAATGTGATGGGCGATGGGGAACTTAGTCCTAGAAGTTTTGGACTAAATGGAGAAGCACTCGCATCACTTTCTGATATCTCCGTGGTTGAAATCAGGACGAAAGCCCGTGGGAGACCAAATGCATATTGCAAGATAATAAAG GGATCTAAATGCCTACATCTGGGAATAGATGACAAGAGGGAAATTGTTGGCACCACAG TTGTTGTTCGGGAGCTTTTTTACAATCAACCAGTACGGAGGAAACAAATACAATCTAG TGAGAAAAGAGAATTACATCATGTGAAGAAGTGTGTCCTGCAAATTGCGCTTATTCATCCGCAGATTTCACTCAGACTCCTTGACAATGACAG CGAAGATGAATTGCTATACACAGCTCCTTCATCATCCCCTTTGCCTCTTATATCAAAAAATTTCGGGGATGATGTCTCCAGATGTCTCCATGAGATAGCTGCCTCTGACGAGAGCTGGGTTCTTTCAGGGCACGTATCTGGACCTTCAGATGTGTTTCATACGAAG GATTTCCAATACTTGT ACATCAACTCAAGATTCGTGAATAGAAACCCAATTCATAATATGCTCAATAATCTGGCATCTAGTTTTCACTCTTCCGTTACAAGGAGGAACGAAGAAATTGATGTTCAGAGCAGGAAGAGGCAGAAGACCGATATCTACCCTGCTTTTCTACTGAATTTTTGCTGTTCTAGATCTAGCTACGATCTACATTTTGAGCCTACAAAAACCATTGTGGAATTCAAG GATTGGCAAACTGTCTTGCTTTTCTTTGAACAAACTGTCACAAACTACTGGAAGAAGCATGCACTGCAATCACCAAAAG CTGACAGAGTTTGCGCTGGTGATACCTGTGTGCCTAGGAAAAATGATG TGAAATTGAATAAGGGACTCCTAAGGCATCATAATGTGCAGAACAATGAAGAGTATGCTGACTTCCAAAACACTAAGCAGAAGAATGCAGTCAGAGATACAAACAGTGATGATATGAGTGCCACAAGAGCACCAAAGGACTCACGCTGCTTTTCTTTTGATACAGAGCCATCCATACAACATGTCTCCTTTTCTGGAAGGATCACTAATTCACCCTGGCCCAATGACAATGTTGTCAGTATTGATTACAAGTTAGGGTATAAGGTAATGCATTCTCCTGAAAGACTCAATTATTGGTGGTTAGAGGATGGTCCGTCCCAGTTAGATGATGATGTTTCAAGTGTTAACCCAACTGGTTGGAAAAGGCAAAGGACAGAAGGTATATTCCATGAGTGTGCATATTCTGGTAATTTTGGAATGTTGGAAGATGTACCAACTGAAGGGTTTTTAGCTCACAAACAAAAATCTGAGTTGATTGGTTCAGAAGTTGAAATGCAAGAACCTTGCTTCGGGTCTCTCAATAGGCCAAATAAAATGAGCTCCGAGTTGGTGCAAAATCAAACCAACATAAAGGCACACACATCTGGCTGGGATGGATTATATGTTGAGTTTGATAAATCAAATGGAGATTGCCTAGTCAATGAAGCTACAGATACAATCACAGATATTTCTTACCCTGAGATGTGGAAGTTGAATGATGGATTTTATCATGATGATGGTAACACCTCCAGAGGCTTCTGTAGAGTTTTGAGAAAGTGCAGCACCAATAAGAAGTTAGGGACTGCAGCTGGATGTATTGAAGGACTTGAGACTGATACTGTTAGCCAGATAAACTTCCCTGATATTCATGCTGTGTGGAACAGTGACTTGATGGATAGGTCTTCCATTGAGGATACTTTCCGTCATTTTCCTCATCTATCCTCGTTGGCTGATACACCTTGCAGTTATGCAAGGACTGGCTTGACACTTGACAAGAAATCAGATAAAAACTTTGGTTCTTGGAGCTGTGAAAATATTGACAGCAGTATTAGAATTGCTCTGGACAGGTTTAGCAATGTGTCATCAATAACATGTGAAGGAGCTAAACATTTGGATAACTTTGACTATGAAATACAGCCACTTAATTACTTCAATAATGATTGCAGTTCAACCGACCAGTTTGTTTCTGAAGATGACCTGATAATGTGGAAACCAAAATTTGACACGAGATTTTCAGCTGATATTTCTCCTGAGAGAAGTGATAATGGTTGCCATTTGAATGTCCCTTCTTCCAATATGGCAAATGACAGCACACTTACTCAAGATCTTCTGAATCAACACAACCTTGGACTGGACCAGAGATCCAGGCTTTCCAAGGGCAGTAGATCTAGGAGTCATTCTGCTCCACCATTTTATAGAGGGAAACAGAAATTCTCTAGATTAAATGAGCCACTGAGCAAATTGGCCACAGATGGTGATAAAGGCATCTGCATTAACAACCCCAAAG ACAATGCATCTAGACCTGTGGATGTCTTGCCTATGAGTTCAACCCAGCCTGTTCCAGCGACTGATGGCAGTGAATTTCCAGACTTAAATTTCAG GCTTGAAGATTCAGCTGCTCGAATAACTAAATGGCGAGATGACTCTGGCCAGCATACA GCTTCGAACTTGCCACATGGTCCTTTTGGATGCTATGATGATGTACTGAGCATTTCTTCTGGGACCTTACATCTCTCTTGTACCTCGCTAGTTCCTGAATGTGTTGACAGGAACTGCTTTGAGGAGGCAAGGGTTTTGTTGCAGCTGGACAAGAAATTTATTCCCGTCATATCTGGGAACACTATCCTCCTTGTTGATCAG CATGCAGCTGATGAAAGGATACGTCTGGAGGAGCTTCGTAGAAAG GTTTTATCAGAAGAAGGCCATGTCGTCACTTACTTGGACTCTGAGGAGGAATTA tgtCTCCCTGAGACTGGTTTTCAATTGTTCCAGAAGTATGCTGAACAAATTCAGAAATGGGGCTGGATCATCAGCAGTGATAGCAATTCCTCTGAATCATTCAAGAA GAACATGAACATTCTGAGGAGACAAACCCGTCTCGTTACTCTTGTTGCT GTTCCATGTATTTTGGGTGTCAATTTGACAGGGAAAGATCTTATGGAGTTTATCCAGCAG CTTGATGAGACTGATGGGTCATCAGCTATGCCCCCAGCAGTTCTCCGTATTCTTAACTTCAAAGCTTGCAGAG GGGCGATCATGTTTGGTGACCCCTTGCTACCATCCGAATGCTGTCTGATTATTGAAGAACTGAAAGCAACATCTCTATGCTTCCAG TGTGCTCATGGGCGCCCGACCACGGTGCCTATTGTGAACGTTGCATCCCTCCATGATGAGCTGGCGAGGCACCAAATGCTGAGCGGAAGGCAGGCAGAGTCCTGGCACGGCTTGGCGCACCAAGGGCCCAGCCTTGAGCGCGCTCAGATGCGCCTCAAACAACTGAGGAACCTACGCCGTGGCCTATAG
- the LOC101783580 gene encoding DNA mismatch repair protein MLH3 isoform X3 gives MQTIKRLPKSVHSSLRSSIVLSDLPRVVEELIYNSIDANASKIDIAINIRACYVKVEDDGCGITRDELVLLGEKYTTSKFHNVMGDGELSPRSFGLNGEALASLSDISVVEIRTKARGRPNAYCKIIKGSKCLHLGIDDKREIVGTTVVVRELFYNQPVRRKQIQSSEKRELHHVKKCVLQIALIHPQISLRLLDNDSEDELLYTAPSSSPLPLISKNFGDDVSRCLHEIAASDESWVLSGHVSGPSDVFHTKDFQYLYINSRFVNRNPIHNMLNNLASSFHSSVTRRNEEIDVQSRKRQKTDIYPAFLLNFCCSRSSYDLHFEPTKTIVEFKDWQTVLLFFEQTVTNYWKKHALQSPKVKLNKGLLRHHNVQNNEEYADFQNTKQKNAVRDTNSDDMSATRAPKDSRCFSFDTEPSIQHVSFSGRITNSPWPNDNVVSIDYKLGYKVMHSPERLNYWWLEDGPSQLDDDVSSVNPTGWKRQRTEGIFHECAYSGNFGMLEDVPTEGFLAHKQKSELIGSEVEMQEPCFGSLNRPNKMSSELVQNQTNIKAHTSGWDGLYVEFDKSNGDCLVNEATDTITDISYPEMWKLNDGFYHDDGNTSRGFCRVLRKCSTNKKLGTAAGCIEGLETDTVSQINFPDIHAVWNSDLMDRSSIEDTFRHFPHLSSLADTPCSYARTGLTLDKKSDKNFGSWSCENIDSSIRIALDRFSNVSSITCEGAKHLDNFDYEIQPLNYFNNDCSSTDQFVSEDDLIMWKPKFDTRFSADISPERSDNGCHLNVPSSNMANDSTLTQDLLNQHNLGLDQRSRLSKGSRSRSHSAPPFYRGKQKFSRLNEPLSKLATDGDKGICINNPKDNASRPVDVLPMSSTQPVPATDGSEFPDLNFSSNGFVKMFKDACSDRLEDSAARITKWRDDSGQHTASNLPHGPFGCYDDVLSISSGTLHLSCTSLVPECVDRNCFEEARVLLQLDKKFIPVISGNTILLVDQHAADERIRLEELRRKVLSEEGHVVTYLDSEEELCLPETGFQLFQKYAEQIQKWGWIISSDSNSSESFKKNMNILRRQTRLVTLVAVPCILGVNLTGKDLMEFIQQLDETDGSSAMPPAVLRILNFKACRGAIMFGDPLLPSECCLIIEELKATSLCFQCAHGRPTTVPIVNVASLHDELARHQMLSGRQAESWHGLAHQGPSLERAQMRLKQLRNLRRGL, from the exons ATGCAGACCATAAAGCGCTTGCCGAAGAGTGTCCATAGCTCCCTGCGTTCAAGCATTGTTCTGTCTGACCTGCCAAGGGTTGTTGAGGAGTTGATATATAACAGCATTGATGCGAATGCGAGCAAG ATTGACATTGCAATAAACATCAGAGCATGTTATGTAAAAGTGGAAGATGATG GTTGTGGTATTACACGAGATGAATTGGTTCTCTTGGGAGAAAAATATA CAACATCCAAATTTCATAATGTGATGGGCGATGGGGAACTTAGTCCTAGAAGTTTTGGACTAAATGGAGAAGCACTCGCATCACTTTCTGATATCTCCGTGGTTGAAATCAGGACGAAAGCCCGTGGGAGACCAAATGCATATTGCAAGATAATAAAG GGATCTAAATGCCTACATCTGGGAATAGATGACAAGAGGGAAATTGTTGGCACCACAG TTGTTGTTCGGGAGCTTTTTTACAATCAACCAGTACGGAGGAAACAAATACAATCTAG TGAGAAAAGAGAATTACATCATGTGAAGAAGTGTGTCCTGCAAATTGCGCTTATTCATCCGCAGATTTCACTCAGACTCCTTGACAATGACAG CGAAGATGAATTGCTATACACAGCTCCTTCATCATCCCCTTTGCCTCTTATATCAAAAAATTTCGGGGATGATGTCTCCAGATGTCTCCATGAGATAGCTGCCTCTGACGAGAGCTGGGTTCTTTCAGGGCACGTATCTGGACCTTCAGATGTGTTTCATACGAAG GATTTCCAATACTTGT ACATCAACTCAAGATTCGTGAATAGAAACCCAATTCATAATATGCTCAATAATCTGGCATCTAGTTTTCACTCTTCCGTTACAAGGAGGAACGAAGAAATTGATGTTCAGAGCAGGAAGAGGCAGAAGACCGATATCTACCCTGCTTTTCTACTGAATTTTTGCTGTTCTAGATCTAGCTACGATCTACATTTTGAGCCTACAAAAACCATTGTGGAATTCAAG GATTGGCAAACTGTCTTGCTTTTCTTTGAACAAACTGTCACAAACTACTGGAAGAAGCATGCACTGCAATCACCAAAAG TGAAATTGAATAAGGGACTCCTAAGGCATCATAATGTGCAGAACAATGAAGAGTATGCTGACTTCCAAAACACTAAGCAGAAGAATGCAGTCAGAGATACAAACAGTGATGATATGAGTGCCACAAGAGCACCAAAGGACTCACGCTGCTTTTCTTTTGATACAGAGCCATCCATACAACATGTCTCCTTTTCTGGAAGGATCACTAATTCACCCTGGCCCAATGACAATGTTGTCAGTATTGATTACAAGTTAGGGTATAAGGTAATGCATTCTCCTGAAAGACTCAATTATTGGTGGTTAGAGGATGGTCCGTCCCAGTTAGATGATGATGTTTCAAGTGTTAACCCAACTGGTTGGAAAAGGCAAAGGACAGAAGGTATATTCCATGAGTGTGCATATTCTGGTAATTTTGGAATGTTGGAAGATGTACCAACTGAAGGGTTTTTAGCTCACAAACAAAAATCTGAGTTGATTGGTTCAGAAGTTGAAATGCAAGAACCTTGCTTCGGGTCTCTCAATAGGCCAAATAAAATGAGCTCCGAGTTGGTGCAAAATCAAACCAACATAAAGGCACACACATCTGGCTGGGATGGATTATATGTTGAGTTTGATAAATCAAATGGAGATTGCCTAGTCAATGAAGCTACAGATACAATCACAGATATTTCTTACCCTGAGATGTGGAAGTTGAATGATGGATTTTATCATGATGATGGTAACACCTCCAGAGGCTTCTGTAGAGTTTTGAGAAAGTGCAGCACCAATAAGAAGTTAGGGACTGCAGCTGGATGTATTGAAGGACTTGAGACTGATACTGTTAGCCAGATAAACTTCCCTGATATTCATGCTGTGTGGAACAGTGACTTGATGGATAGGTCTTCCATTGAGGATACTTTCCGTCATTTTCCTCATCTATCCTCGTTGGCTGATACACCTTGCAGTTATGCAAGGACTGGCTTGACACTTGACAAGAAATCAGATAAAAACTTTGGTTCTTGGAGCTGTGAAAATATTGACAGCAGTATTAGAATTGCTCTGGACAGGTTTAGCAATGTGTCATCAATAACATGTGAAGGAGCTAAACATTTGGATAACTTTGACTATGAAATACAGCCACTTAATTACTTCAATAATGATTGCAGTTCAACCGACCAGTTTGTTTCTGAAGATGACCTGATAATGTGGAAACCAAAATTTGACACGAGATTTTCAGCTGATATTTCTCCTGAGAGAAGTGATAATGGTTGCCATTTGAATGTCCCTTCTTCCAATATGGCAAATGACAGCACACTTACTCAAGATCTTCTGAATCAACACAACCTTGGACTGGACCAGAGATCCAGGCTTTCCAAGGGCAGTAGATCTAGGAGTCATTCTGCTCCACCATTTTATAGAGGGAAACAGAAATTCTCTAGATTAAATGAGCCACTGAGCAAATTGGCCACAGATGGTGATAAAGGCATCTGCATTAACAACCCCAAAG ACAATGCATCTAGACCTGTGGATGTCTTGCCTATGAGTTCAACCCAGCCTGTTCCAGCGACTGATGGCAGTGAATTTCCAGACTTAAATTTCAG CTCGAATGGATTTGTGAAAATGTTTAAAGATGCATGTTCTGACAGGCTTGAAGATTCAGCTGCTCGAATAACTAAATGGCGAGATGACTCTGGCCAGCATACA GCTTCGAACTTGCCACATGGTCCTTTTGGATGCTATGATGATGTACTGAGCATTTCTTCTGGGACCTTACATCTCTCTTGTACCTCGCTAGTTCCTGAATGTGTTGACAGGAACTGCTTTGAGGAGGCAAGGGTTTTGTTGCAGCTGGACAAGAAATTTATTCCCGTCATATCTGGGAACACTATCCTCCTTGTTGATCAG CATGCAGCTGATGAAAGGATACGTCTGGAGGAGCTTCGTAGAAAG GTTTTATCAGAAGAAGGCCATGTCGTCACTTACTTGGACTCTGAGGAGGAATTA tgtCTCCCTGAGACTGGTTTTCAATTGTTCCAGAAGTATGCTGAACAAATTCAGAAATGGGGCTGGATCATCAGCAGTGATAGCAATTCCTCTGAATCATTCAAGAA GAACATGAACATTCTGAGGAGACAAACCCGTCTCGTTACTCTTGTTGCT GTTCCATGTATTTTGGGTGTCAATTTGACAGGGAAAGATCTTATGGAGTTTATCCAGCAG CTTGATGAGACTGATGGGTCATCAGCTATGCCCCCAGCAGTTCTCCGTATTCTTAACTTCAAAGCTTGCAGAG GGGCGATCATGTTTGGTGACCCCTTGCTACCATCCGAATGCTGTCTGATTATTGAAGAACTGAAAGCAACATCTCTATGCTTCCAG TGTGCTCATGGGCGCCCGACCACGGTGCCTATTGTGAACGTTGCATCCCTCCATGATGAGCTGGCGAGGCACCAAATGCTGAGCGGAAGGCAGGCAGAGTCCTGGCACGGCTTGGCGCACCAAGGGCCCAGCCTTGAGCGCGCTCAGATGCGCCTCAAACAACTGAGGAACCTACGCCGTGGCCTATAG
- the LOC101783580 gene encoding DNA mismatch repair protein MLH3 isoform X1: protein MQTIKRLPKSVHSSLRSSIVLSDLPRVVEELIYNSIDANASKIDIAINIRACYVKVEDDGCGITRDELVLLGEKYTTSKFHNVMGDGELSPRSFGLNGEALASLSDISVVEIRTKARGRPNAYCKIIKGSKCLHLGIDDKREIVGTTVVVRELFYNQPVRRKQIQSSEKRELHHVKKCVLQIALIHPQISLRLLDNDSEDELLYTAPSSSPLPLISKNFGDDVSRCLHEIAASDESWVLSGHVSGPSDVFHTKDFQYLYINSRFVNRNPIHNMLNNLASSFHSSVTRRNEEIDVQSRKRQKTDIYPAFLLNFCCSRSSYDLHFEPTKTIVEFKDWQTVLLFFEQTVTNYWKKHALQSPKADRVCAGDTCVPRKNDVKLNKGLLRHHNVQNNEEYADFQNTKQKNAVRDTNSDDMSATRAPKDSRCFSFDTEPSIQHVSFSGRITNSPWPNDNVVSIDYKLGYKVMHSPERLNYWWLEDGPSQLDDDVSSVNPTGWKRQRTEGIFHECAYSGNFGMLEDVPTEGFLAHKQKSELIGSEVEMQEPCFGSLNRPNKMSSELVQNQTNIKAHTSGWDGLYVEFDKSNGDCLVNEATDTITDISYPEMWKLNDGFYHDDGNTSRGFCRVLRKCSTNKKLGTAAGCIEGLETDTVSQINFPDIHAVWNSDLMDRSSIEDTFRHFPHLSSLADTPCSYARTGLTLDKKSDKNFGSWSCENIDSSIRIALDRFSNVSSITCEGAKHLDNFDYEIQPLNYFNNDCSSTDQFVSEDDLIMWKPKFDTRFSADISPERSDNGCHLNVPSSNMANDSTLTQDLLNQHNLGLDQRSRLSKGSRSRSHSAPPFYRGKQKFSRLNEPLSKLATDGDKGICINNPKDNASRPVDVLPMSSTQPVPATDGSEFPDLNFSSNGFVKMFKDACSDRLEDSAARITKWRDDSGQHTASNLPHGPFGCYDDVLSISSGTLHLSCTSLVPECVDRNCFEEARVLLQLDKKFIPVISGNTILLVDQHAADERIRLEELRRKVLSEEGHVVTYLDSEEELCLPETGFQLFQKYAEQIQKWGWIISSDSNSSESFKKNMNILRRQTRLVTLVAVPCILGVNLTGKDLMEFIQQLDETDGSSAMPPAVLRILNFKACRGAIMFGDPLLPSECCLIIEELKATSLCFQCAHGRPTTVPIVNVASLHDELARHQMLSGRQAESWHGLAHQGPSLERAQMRLKQLRNLRRGL from the exons ATGCAGACCATAAAGCGCTTGCCGAAGAGTGTCCATAGCTCCCTGCGTTCAAGCATTGTTCTGTCTGACCTGCCAAGGGTTGTTGAGGAGTTGATATATAACAGCATTGATGCGAATGCGAGCAAG ATTGACATTGCAATAAACATCAGAGCATGTTATGTAAAAGTGGAAGATGATG GTTGTGGTATTACACGAGATGAATTGGTTCTCTTGGGAGAAAAATATA CAACATCCAAATTTCATAATGTGATGGGCGATGGGGAACTTAGTCCTAGAAGTTTTGGACTAAATGGAGAAGCACTCGCATCACTTTCTGATATCTCCGTGGTTGAAATCAGGACGAAAGCCCGTGGGAGACCAAATGCATATTGCAAGATAATAAAG GGATCTAAATGCCTACATCTGGGAATAGATGACAAGAGGGAAATTGTTGGCACCACAG TTGTTGTTCGGGAGCTTTTTTACAATCAACCAGTACGGAGGAAACAAATACAATCTAG TGAGAAAAGAGAATTACATCATGTGAAGAAGTGTGTCCTGCAAATTGCGCTTATTCATCCGCAGATTTCACTCAGACTCCTTGACAATGACAG CGAAGATGAATTGCTATACACAGCTCCTTCATCATCCCCTTTGCCTCTTATATCAAAAAATTTCGGGGATGATGTCTCCAGATGTCTCCATGAGATAGCTGCCTCTGACGAGAGCTGGGTTCTTTCAGGGCACGTATCTGGACCTTCAGATGTGTTTCATACGAAG GATTTCCAATACTTGT ACATCAACTCAAGATTCGTGAATAGAAACCCAATTCATAATATGCTCAATAATCTGGCATCTAGTTTTCACTCTTCCGTTACAAGGAGGAACGAAGAAATTGATGTTCAGAGCAGGAAGAGGCAGAAGACCGATATCTACCCTGCTTTTCTACTGAATTTTTGCTGTTCTAGATCTAGCTACGATCTACATTTTGAGCCTACAAAAACCATTGTGGAATTCAAG GATTGGCAAACTGTCTTGCTTTTCTTTGAACAAACTGTCACAAACTACTGGAAGAAGCATGCACTGCAATCACCAAAAG CTGACAGAGTTTGCGCTGGTGATACCTGTGTGCCTAGGAAAAATGATG TGAAATTGAATAAGGGACTCCTAAGGCATCATAATGTGCAGAACAATGAAGAGTATGCTGACTTCCAAAACACTAAGCAGAAGAATGCAGTCAGAGATACAAACAGTGATGATATGAGTGCCACAAGAGCACCAAAGGACTCACGCTGCTTTTCTTTTGATACAGAGCCATCCATACAACATGTCTCCTTTTCTGGAAGGATCACTAATTCACCCTGGCCCAATGACAATGTTGTCAGTATTGATTACAAGTTAGGGTATAAGGTAATGCATTCTCCTGAAAGACTCAATTATTGGTGGTTAGAGGATGGTCCGTCCCAGTTAGATGATGATGTTTCAAGTGTTAACCCAACTGGTTGGAAAAGGCAAAGGACAGAAGGTATATTCCATGAGTGTGCATATTCTGGTAATTTTGGAATGTTGGAAGATGTACCAACTGAAGGGTTTTTAGCTCACAAACAAAAATCTGAGTTGATTGGTTCAGAAGTTGAAATGCAAGAACCTTGCTTCGGGTCTCTCAATAGGCCAAATAAAATGAGCTCCGAGTTGGTGCAAAATCAAACCAACATAAAGGCACACACATCTGGCTGGGATGGATTATATGTTGAGTTTGATAAATCAAATGGAGATTGCCTAGTCAATGAAGCTACAGATACAATCACAGATATTTCTTACCCTGAGATGTGGAAGTTGAATGATGGATTTTATCATGATGATGGTAACACCTCCAGAGGCTTCTGTAGAGTTTTGAGAAAGTGCAGCACCAATAAGAAGTTAGGGACTGCAGCTGGATGTATTGAAGGACTTGAGACTGATACTGTTAGCCAGATAAACTTCCCTGATATTCATGCTGTGTGGAACAGTGACTTGATGGATAGGTCTTCCATTGAGGATACTTTCCGTCATTTTCCTCATCTATCCTCGTTGGCTGATACACCTTGCAGTTATGCAAGGACTGGCTTGACACTTGACAAGAAATCAGATAAAAACTTTGGTTCTTGGAGCTGTGAAAATATTGACAGCAGTATTAGAATTGCTCTGGACAGGTTTAGCAATGTGTCATCAATAACATGTGAAGGAGCTAAACATTTGGATAACTTTGACTATGAAATACAGCCACTTAATTACTTCAATAATGATTGCAGTTCAACCGACCAGTTTGTTTCTGAAGATGACCTGATAATGTGGAAACCAAAATTTGACACGAGATTTTCAGCTGATATTTCTCCTGAGAGAAGTGATAATGGTTGCCATTTGAATGTCCCTTCTTCCAATATGGCAAATGACAGCACACTTACTCAAGATCTTCTGAATCAACACAACCTTGGACTGGACCAGAGATCCAGGCTTTCCAAGGGCAGTAGATCTAGGAGTCATTCTGCTCCACCATTTTATAGAGGGAAACAGAAATTCTCTAGATTAAATGAGCCACTGAGCAAATTGGCCACAGATGGTGATAAAGGCATCTGCATTAACAACCCCAAAG ACAATGCATCTAGACCTGTGGATGTCTTGCCTATGAGTTCAACCCAGCCTGTTCCAGCGACTGATGGCAGTGAATTTCCAGACTTAAATTTCAG CTCGAATGGATTTGTGAAAATGTTTAAAGATGCATGTTCTGACAGGCTTGAAGATTCAGCTGCTCGAATAACTAAATGGCGAGATGACTCTGGCCAGCATACA GCTTCGAACTTGCCACATGGTCCTTTTGGATGCTATGATGATGTACTGAGCATTTCTTCTGGGACCTTACATCTCTCTTGTACCTCGCTAGTTCCTGAATGTGTTGACAGGAACTGCTTTGAGGAGGCAAGGGTTTTGTTGCAGCTGGACAAGAAATTTATTCCCGTCATATCTGGGAACACTATCCTCCTTGTTGATCAG CATGCAGCTGATGAAAGGATACGTCTGGAGGAGCTTCGTAGAAAG GTTTTATCAGAAGAAGGCCATGTCGTCACTTACTTGGACTCTGAGGAGGAATTA tgtCTCCCTGAGACTGGTTTTCAATTGTTCCAGAAGTATGCTGAACAAATTCAGAAATGGGGCTGGATCATCAGCAGTGATAGCAATTCCTCTGAATCATTCAAGAA GAACATGAACATTCTGAGGAGACAAACCCGTCTCGTTACTCTTGTTGCT GTTCCATGTATTTTGGGTGTCAATTTGACAGGGAAAGATCTTATGGAGTTTATCCAGCAG CTTGATGAGACTGATGGGTCATCAGCTATGCCCCCAGCAGTTCTCCGTATTCTTAACTTCAAAGCTTGCAGAG GGGCGATCATGTTTGGTGACCCCTTGCTACCATCCGAATGCTGTCTGATTATTGAAGAACTGAAAGCAACATCTCTATGCTTCCAG TGTGCTCATGGGCGCCCGACCACGGTGCCTATTGTGAACGTTGCATCCCTCCATGATGAGCTGGCGAGGCACCAAATGCTGAGCGGAAGGCAGGCAGAGTCCTGGCACGGCTTGGCGCACCAAGGGCCCAGCCTTGAGCGCGCTCAGATGCGCCTCAAACAACTGAGGAACCTACGCCGTGGCCTATAG